A region of the Vigna unguiculata cultivar IT97K-499-35 chromosome 9, ASM411807v1, whole genome shotgun sequence genome:
atcatggttgtattgctgccgaggtggtctattattgccatagatgtttgcagcataatcctgaggttgttcattgtctaacgtccctgtctcttttaacatagaacaagcctcggtaggatgattagtagaagcacaaattccacataaggtAGAAGGGGTAGGCTTTTTATGTAAGTCTgccaaggtccttaccatggtcgctaagtcatccaacttcccttctattttcttgtgatctacaacatatgaagcttctactccatgggttcccttcaatagggTTATAGAATTACTCTTGGTGgtaaattgttgatggttcaacgtcatattctcaattaattgtctcgcatttgttggcgttttgtcaaCCAATGACCccccacttgcagcatctatcatttatctatccatgatactcaatctctcataaaagtactgaatgaggagatgctcgtttatttggtgatgaggacaggaagcacataacattttgaatctttcccaatactcgtgaagatgttctctttcttgttgccctatcccataaatatctttgtgaatagcagcaactctagatgctggaaaaaacttttccagaaataatcttttcagagtctcccaagtattaatggatcctggtggaaggcagtataaccaattctttgTGGCATCTTGCAACGaaaatggaaaagccttaagcttaatatgttcctctgtcactgttgttagtctcatggatgaacaaacaacatgaaattccttcaagtgatggtacAGGTGTTCTCCTGCTAATGCATGGAATTTAGGtagaagatggattaacccagacttaagctcacattctccatccggatattggatgcacatgttttgtgtaattgctgcatctgtgaagccaactctcttattgttctttcttccattctatcttcttgaatttctggttcaggtgatggatcagaagatatgatAATCATCGGAGGTGATTCTACCGATACACTTTCaatggtaggttcagatgatgacggTGCTCCTTCAAGTCTCctgcgtgatttacgcaagttcctttcaagttctggaTCGAGTTGATAGAATTGACCAGggttggcccgagtcatgcactacgcAGTCCACCGGAAAGTGTTCCtctgtgtttttgttttcttcctattcttgttttggagtaagatttcaagaaagaaataagttaagatatcgttgggtctactcccaggaaagagaggtgcgtcacagcggacaacttaaataccactacttaactttagcaacttcaataTTGTCAAGTTAGTAGTGAAAAAACTAGTTAGgcttaagataaccctgagtcgtctcacaacgaatacgaaattgatatcaaatatttgattcttataaaaaggcaattaaaactagtaacaataaaaatataggggttttgatatgcaaagaatgaATGTCACACAAATAAAATTAGTCAAGTCTTTACagtcttaattaaaagtgagaatttttagattatccatagtaaattcaaccaaagtatagtctcaattaaattttactatgcctaatcatgtctattcctttgtttctttactaaatagaaaacttaattaaataaagtaaagacttgactaattttagttaaactGATTACcgttaatcaaagtacagtctcaattattggcaaaaacttatttaatcaaatgaaagtttctaaataaaatcaaagtaaagtctcaattgaatttaaaaactttttaactcatatgattagcatgcgtgtagatttaaaaatcattattttctattcaattaagaaacaaaggacatagataaacaaaaaccacaataataataaaaagaacaaataaattaattcatctaacctcagaatccagttaagaaattacagtggaatcaaccctaaaagcttagccctctgtggctttgatggaatacatgataatatgatgaagaaaagaaaataaagtgaaaggaAGAATGAAAGATGTGGTGGATGACAATatttgccaaaaccagagagttgctAGGTAAGTATCCTCCTTCTGCTCCCTCAggcctctttatataggcttcaatcGGACTTGGAATTTATCTGTTCGgcttctaaaatattttatctttatttaattaattagcaacttaatttttgtCCAATTTCTAATTATGCCCCTCTTGTTTGaccatttttacaattttaactaGATTTGACCAGTTTTGACTACTCCATTGACCAGTTGACCTATTAACCAGTTTGACTATGCAATGAGAAGTTGACACATGGcagtgcactttctctctccagaattagggtttctgcagaTTGGAAATGCAATGACGGCTGCTACTTTGCTGTCAGCGCTGGCTCGTGGTGGTCGTTGACGGCAAGGTCCGTGAATGGCGCAGGTCtgtgttcttcttcttcttctccgacAATGTGGTCTCATTTTTCGGTGACACTACAGTGGTACTTGCGCGTTGCAGCGGCTGCTCGTGCAGATTTCAGGTGAAGGTTGCGCATCCATGGCTGACGATGATGCTGCCATTGCAGATGCGTTGAAGATGCAGTCTAGTTCGTGCAGATCAGTGTTGTAGATGCAGTTCCCGATTTGCTCCGATGTGGTGCGTGATGGAGATGGTGATTCCATGGTGGTGCAATGAAAGCTTGCGAGTGCAGCGTCTTCTGGTGTGGACCGTGAAAACTGCAGTGGTTGGTGCGTTGGTGGCGCGAGGAGATCTGCACTGGTGAAGATGATAGAGAGGCGCTGCTGTGATGGAGTTGTTGTAGATGCAAGGTGTGCTCCCTGGTGCGTTGCAGGTGAAGATGCGTTCGAGCGTGGTTGCTCTCCACAGTCGCGCTGCTGCAATTGAGAAAAACTGGCGCAGATGCGAAAAGTGGTGAAGGCGGCCATGGCTGCTGCGTTGGTGGCACGGTTGACGATCCTGATGGAAGCTTCAATGGTGGCTGCCATCGAGATCCATGGTGGCTGCCGTGAGATGGCGCGAGATTGAAGGTGCAGGCGACGGCCGCTGATGGTGCTTAtgggagaggagaaaattagggttagggtttcatgtgtgagatggaggagatgatgacgtggcaagctctaattggttaatttggtgagtggaggattatgacatgTGTCAGCATATGATTGGACAGATTtagaaggtgaggattgccacaagGCAGCATCTTAgtgaatggagtttaagtggtaagaggagtgcaacttagtaaaaactgggggtgcagaacaggatTTTGTGGTCCACTTTCAGGAGGAGTGCGTAAATAAAAACAagggtgcatttagctcttgaattattcttttccaaaatttcttgattttggacttattttgtaactttgaatatttcaaatccacacttttAATGACCGAAATTAaacttcagctgcattaacaaacgttagaatatccaataatattttatgcaattaaaatcaatttttacgtcACTTTTACCTtacgtactcaataaatccaataatcacaaatcctaattaaatcaatccttaagcacaaaaattctattaaatccccaaatttacacattaaatgagggcaaaaatttgaactcatcagttGGTCCCCTCTTTATTGCATTGGGCTAATGTTAAGGCTTTGAATGGGCCTGGACCAGGCCCAAGTTCCATGTTTGTGATCCTAGAAACCCCACTGTGATTTTCTAAGTTTGGAGTTGACGACTTTTacttgtgtgttattttttagaGTAGGTGGCATTAGCCATTATGTATGTGTCGTTATTTTTTGCAATAACTAaccatttattctttttatgatAAGACTAGTCGTAGGCGGTTCGGACCGAGTAGTCATCCATATCGATCATGACTGTCTAGGTATAGTACAAAGAACAAgataagagagagagaggatcACACATTGATTTTTATACTGATTCACGCAATaactgagctacatccagtttatcGGAGCAACCTGAGCTTGATCTTGCACTAtatcaaaagaattaatataaccctcaaagattacacttttgaataaaGCAAAACACTAAGATTCTTGAATCCCATAAGAATCTTATCTCCTGCACTACAAGATCCCACTTGTAGACCTGGAATGACACAAAAGCACAAGAACAACTAAACCTAGGTaaggctctccctagccaaccaaaacACGTTCTTTAATACCTCAAACAAGCAAAACTTTGCTCCAAAATTCAAAGATTTCAATCATAAGTTGCACATTGTGTAATCTATAGAGAGTTTTCTAAATTCATATCATTGTTTTTCGTGCTTAGAAATCTCAAGTGTTACCCCACTCTTTAAAAAACCAGCTAATATAGCTTGGTCATAAGTGAATTTAACAGCTTGATTTGTCCGTATaatctgttgatttcactttagttaagtgaaatcaattgtttgaataacaatttaattgaccaaaaataaattccagctgcattaacaaacgttagaatatccaataatattttatgcaactaaaatcaatttttacgccacttttaccaaacttactcaataaatccaataatcacaaatcctaattaaatcaatcttttagcacagaaaattcaattaaatccccaaatttaaatattaaatgagggcaaaaatttgaactcatcacaatTCAACTGATGCAACAGACCACAAGCTTGATCATCAATGAATCTTCATCAGTTCTTCATTAAGTCTTCATCAATCTCACATGATCACATGCATTAACTTCATCAAATCCATGCACCAAAATCACTTGTGCTAATAGTAAGCAAGTTTCGTTTAGGCTTAATTACTGAATTGGTCCCATATTTGGTTGAAAAGTTTCAAATCAATCCCACTTAGCTTTTTGTTTAAATTGAGTcgcaatttttgaaaaactgaCTCAATTAGATCATTTATGTTAGTACCTTACATGTGGTGTTATTGTTGGTGTCACCTATCAAttcgagtttttttttttactttttttaattcttttgtaaaaaattttgttGCCCACATGTCAAGTCTTTTAGGGTGACACAAGGCACTATTGGTGACATGTGACACTTGGTAGAACAGTGTCACATGTTAGTGTTATTGTGTTGTACTCAATTTAGTGTTTATTATGTCTTTAAAACTTGGTATTACATATTagtatttaaaactaatatattattaatctatgtttttttataaagattaaaaataattaatttaaataaaatctaataataTCATTAGGGTTggtttaaacaaatttaaaaatattttaataaaaaaccaattttaagataaataaaaatatataacatttatacaaataataaataaaaatataataacactactccattttttaaaagaaaaaaaagtaagtaccaagtcaaataaaacatatataggAATTGAGTTAAGTACAAGACAATGATACATAACATTAACATGGACCCTCTCACACACAAACATATggacaacaaaaaatttgaaacaataaaaaatttaaaaaaaacaaaaaaactagaGGAATAAGAATTTAATTGAGTCTAACATTTTttgcaaattaaaattcaattaaaacccaaaagttaaaaaagaccAATTTAAACTTTCCAACCAACTTATAACCAGACAGGTAATTAAACCTTCGGATTAGTAATGGTAatcgattaattaaaccttccGATTAGCAATGGTACTTCACCTTAGCCccacttaaaaagaaaaaaaaaatctaattgtCAAATACCAACGATGACAAGACTTGTTTCCAAGTAATTAAATAACTCGTGTATGATGCAAAAAACTGGCCAACAGGCATGTAATTGATTAATGATATAATCATCAGAAGTAGTCGAGAACCGAAGTTTCCAACGAAAAAAAGAAGTCAAAGTTAAACAGAAGGACTATACGATACGTCAAGTACAGATTTATACGACTCTatttaattaagcttttttGTCTATATGGTTCCATCATCTTATGGCGACATCTCACCTAAATTTGACCATGACAGAACGCTTTAGAAGATACTTCAAACTTGGTGCTACAGCAACCTTTCCAGAGCCAAGTTTTCATCACCACCAACAGCTTCCAGAATGTTCCTTACTTGAGCTTCAGGAAATCCCATCTCGACAAGTTTCTGTACCTgtaccaaattaaaaagaaactgcatgtgttacaaaattatcatatataaGTAATTTTCATAATGATTCACTAACAATGGATATGAAAATAATTACCTAAGTAGCTTAGATTCATAATTTTGCACTATCTATGTCAAAAGCACACCAATATTCTCAAATAGGTTTATACATGTCAATAAACAGTAAGAACACAATAAAGTGAGGTTAGATACATGAAAATATATGCTTGTGTAAAACAATATACTAAACGACCAATTTATCCAAAACAATCTACATAATAAAGTAATACAGAATGTCCTGCATGAATGTTAAAACAATGTCACATAGTGGTCATGACATTTAAATACGCTCGATGATGTGCATCCATATTCCAAAAATCAAAAGGGGCAGCAAACTTAGTACCTTGTCTTCAATCCCACGAGTCGATGTCTGGCAAAACTTTCAGTCCAGTAGCGGGCAGTGCTAACAAATGTCTGATAGTCTTTCAGATACTGCATTATCCATAGACAGACAAAATTACAATCACAAAAAATTATCTAGCAAAACTAAAACGTTGCATATAATCTTCAACAAATTACTGTTCTTTAGCAGTTCACACACAGAATACAAGAAGAAGCATTTCACATAAGTAGAGACACAGCTGCACTACAGAATGAGCCATACTTGCTGTGCCACCACAGCATCTTGGGGATCATCAGGCTGAGGGCAGAGAGAAGTGCTTGCACAGAAGAAGTGCAGTCTTCAGGGTGAGTGCCGGGCTCCACTGGTCTTTCAAGATGTCCAGGCAAATAGCTCCACTTTGGCTGCTGATATTAGGGTGCCTTCAATGATGAATAGAGACAATAAAATCCAAAACATTAATCAACCAAAAAAACAATTTTCTGATAGTAATGCCTTAATTGTTATATTAGCATCAGAAAAGAAATAGCTCATTTTATAGAggctgaaagaaaaaataaactcaAACATCAAAAACTTCTGAAGAAGTCAGAACTCCTGATATGGGCTAGTTGAAACCTCGAGTTTGCTGTTTTCAACAAAACTTGTGGGAAACTTATTATTCTCCAAATTTGAGAGAACACCAAAAAAAACGAGGTATATATTCTGTCAGTTTAATAATCAATGAGAGAACTCCGTTTATGTATCATAGCCGGCCCCAAGCCCAGGTAAGGGAGGAGGGTTGTGTTAGACCTTCGGCAGCCAACACATTAAACTTGTCAATTTACCTAACATAAGAACATGAATCACTCACAACAGAAACTAAGCTGATATACAGACGATGAAATACAGAACTCAGCGAATCAAAAGATCGAGAGACAAAAAGTGTCGCACTATCACACTCTATCCTATGAAGAGAATCAGCCTATTGAGCTTCTCTAGCGAGTTAAAATGAACCTCAAGCAGCATCAATGACAAAATCGAATCAGGAAAAACCCTGGCAAAATACCAAACTACAATTATCTATGTCATCCATGAATATATGACAACACATAGGTCTAGGAAAAAGATCACCTTCCAATCCAAACCCAAAGCAC
Encoded here:
- the LOC114164808 gene encoding LOW QUALITY PROTEIN: ubiquitin-conjugating enzyme E2 27 (The sequence of the model RefSeq protein was modified relative to this genomic sequence to represent the inferred CDS: inserted 3 bases in 3 codons) codes for the protein MIDFARVQKELVECSKDSEGSGIKVSQKSDDLVQLIGTIPGPIGTPYDGGTFQIDITLPEGYPFEPPKMQFKTKVWHPNISSQSGAICLDILKDQWSPALTLKTALXSVQALLSXPQPDDPQDAVVAQQYLKDYQTFVSTARYWTESFARXSTRGIEDKVQKLVEMGFPEAQVRNILEAVGGDENLALERLL